The following coding sequences are from one Ancylobacter sp. TS-1 window:
- a CDS encoding FAD-binding oxidoreductase encodes MSPEARPYDIAGLKARLGGIRTEENPALVRQKSRDFYWYSPTLKRQLDAVSGDIVAFPASEEGVLAVLAACHALAIPVTPRGAGTGNYGQAMPLDGGLVLDLSGLDRVREIGPGRVRAQAGAIIADIDAACAASGQELRLHPSTYRTASIGGFIAGGSGGVGSISWGGLRDLGNILSLRIATMEASPRILELTGEEVQTVSHAYGTNGIIIEVEMPLAPAYGWIDAIIGFEDFAEAAAYANALGEQDAILKKLISVIAAPVPQSYFLRHRKYLPDGLHVVLVMVAPIARAAFESFTRRWNARPLFRSDLVGPEEAKGLPPLYELAWNHTTLRALRVDPSITYLQTLYPFPDQLALVARIHERLGDEVPAHLEFVRFDGRITCFGLPLIRFTSEQRLEEIVTLHEQLGIPVFNPHRYTLEEGGMKQTDAVQLAFKREADPQGLLNPGKMIAWDHPDFDFGAGRTYLFPGLQRHAAASDATGSAA; translated from the coding sequence ATGAGCCCTGAGGCGAGGCCCTACGACATTGCCGGGCTGAAGGCGCGGCTCGGCGGCATCCGCACCGAGGAGAACCCGGCGCTGGTGCGCCAGAAGAGCCGGGATTTCTACTGGTACTCGCCGACCCTGAAGCGCCAGCTCGACGCGGTGAGCGGCGACATCGTCGCCTTCCCCGCCAGCGAGGAGGGGGTGCTGGCCGTGCTCGCCGCCTGCCACGCGCTGGCCATTCCCGTCACCCCGCGCGGCGCCGGCACCGGCAATTACGGGCAGGCCATGCCGCTCGACGGCGGGCTGGTGCTCGACCTGTCCGGCCTCGACCGCGTGCGGGAGATCGGCCCCGGCCGCGTGCGGGCGCAGGCCGGCGCCATCATCGCCGATATCGACGCCGCCTGTGCGGCGAGCGGGCAGGAACTGCGCCTGCACCCCTCCACCTACCGCACCGCCTCCATCGGCGGCTTCATCGCCGGCGGCTCCGGCGGGGTCGGCTCGATCAGCTGGGGCGGGCTGCGCGACCTCGGCAACATCCTCAGCCTGCGCATCGCCACCATGGAGGCGTCGCCCCGCATCCTCGAACTGACCGGCGAGGAGGTGCAGACCGTCTCCCACGCCTACGGCACCAACGGCATCATCATTGAAGTCGAGATGCCGCTCGCCCCCGCCTATGGCTGGATCGACGCCATTATCGGCTTCGAGGACTTCGCGGAGGCCGCCGCCTATGCCAACGCGCTCGGCGAGCAGGACGCCATCCTCAAGAAGCTCATCTCGGTGATCGCCGCGCCGGTGCCGCAGAGCTATTTCCTGCGTCATCGCAAATATCTGCCGGACGGCCTCCACGTGGTGCTGGTCATGGTGGCGCCGATCGCCCGCGCCGCCTTCGAGAGCTTCACGCGGCGCTGGAACGCGCGCCCCCTGTTCCGCTCCGATCTGGTGGGGCCGGAGGAGGCGAAGGGCCTGCCCCCGCTTTATGAGCTCGCCTGGAACCACACCACGCTGCGGGCGCTGCGAGTCGACCCGTCCATCACCTATCTGCAGACGCTCTATCCCTTCCCCGACCAGCTCGCGCTCGTGGCGCGCATACATGAGCGGCTCGGCGACGAGGTGCCCGCGCACCTCGAATTCGTGCGCTTCGACGGCCGCATCACCTGCTTCGGCCTGCCGCTCATCCGCTTCACCTCGGAACAGCGGCTGGAGGAGATCGTCACCCTGCACGAGCAGCTCGGCATTCCGGTGTTCAACCCGCACCGCTACACGCTGGAGGAAGGCGGCATGAAGCAGACCGACGCCGTCCAGCTCGCCTTCAAGCGCGAGGCCGACCCGCAGGGGCTGCTCAATCCCGGCAAGATGATCGCCTGGGACCATCCCGATTTCGACTTCGGCGCCGGCCGCACCTATCTCTTCCCGGGGCTGCAACGCCACGCCGCCGCGAGCGACGCCACGGGGAGCGCGGCCTGA
- a CDS encoding NAD(P)H-dependent oxidoreductase, translating to MRALVVYCHPVEESFTASVRDAVIRGLNTAGHEVDLIDLYAESFDPAMGRQERVSYHEPGINVLPVADHLARVKQADALVFVAPTWWYGPPAMLKGWLDRVLVPHETFGMPKPFRPLERRLTNIRLLAAVSTLGSPWYWWLWVGQPGRRILLTGVGGIVHPRARRLWLALHSMDSASLAKRSAFLARVEAQFAKI from the coding sequence ATGCGGGCGTTGGTCGTCTACTGCCATCCGGTCGAGGAGAGCTTCACCGCCTCCGTGCGCGACGCGGTGATTCGCGGCCTGAACACGGCGGGGCACGAGGTCGATCTCATCGACCTCTACGCCGAGAGCTTCGACCCGGCCATGGGCCGGCAGGAGCGGGTCTCCTACCACGAGCCCGGCATCAACGTGCTGCCGGTGGCCGACCACCTCGCCCGCGTCAAGCAGGCCGACGCGCTGGTCTTCGTCGCGCCGACCTGGTGGTACGGCCCGCCCGCCATGCTGAAGGGCTGGCTCGACCGCGTGCTGGTGCCGCACGAGACTTTCGGCATGCCGAAACCCTTCCGCCCGCTGGAACGCCGGCTCACCAACATCCGGCTTCTGGCCGCCGTGAGCACGCTGGGCTCACCCTGGTACTGGTGGCTCTGGGTCGGCCAGCCGGGCCGCAGGATCCTGCTCACGGGGGTCGGCGGCATCGTCCATCCCCGCGCGCGCAGGTTGTGGCTTGCCCTGCACAGCATGGATTCGGCGAGCCTCGCCAAGCGCTCCGCCTTCCTCGCCCGCGTCGAGGCACAGTTCGCCAAAATATAG
- a CDS encoding MarR family winged helix-turn-helix transcriptional regulator, with the protein MKDGFDKKIGQRLHHVARLQRALAARRLHEIGLFPGQETVLKLLAEADGRTMSELAAALKVRPPTASKTVGRLSAQNLLERRASDGDARLVRVHLTDEGRVRAGAIDSIWDSLEQTMTAGLDGKERKRLRKLLRKIERNLSTQLGSVAEPDEEVETAEDETL; encoded by the coding sequence ATGAAGGACGGCTTCGACAAGAAGATCGGCCAGAGACTGCATCACGTCGCGCGTCTTCAGCGCGCGCTGGCGGCGAGGCGTCTGCACGAGATCGGCCTGTTTCCCGGACAGGAAACGGTGCTGAAGCTGCTGGCCGAGGCGGACGGGCGCACCATGTCCGAGCTGGCCGCCGCGCTCAAGGTCCGGCCGCCGACGGCGTCGAAGACGGTGGGCCGGCTCTCCGCTCAGAATCTGCTGGAGCGCCGCGCCTCGGACGGCGACGCCCGGCTGGTGCGGGTGCATCTCACCGATGAAGGCCGTGTCAGGGCCGGCGCCATCGACAGCATCTGGGATTCGCTCGAGCAGACCATGACGGCCGGTCTCGACGGCAAGGAGCGCAAGCGCCTGCGCAAGCTGCTGCGCAAGATCGAGCGCAACCTCTCGACCCAGCTCGGCTCCGTCGCCGAACCCGACGAGGAGGTCGAGACGGCCGAGGACGAGACGCTCTGA
- a CDS encoding 2-hydroxyacid dehydrogenase: protein MSRPDLLQTGPMMGMIEAQLKEHFTVHRLDAPDAEAVLAEVGPRIRAVATGVGSTGGGARRVTDALMARLPALEIVANFGVGYDAVEAEAAGRRGVVVTNTPGVLDDEVADLTIGLLLATLRRIPQAERHLRAGKWPSGGFPLTATLRDRTIGIVGMGRIGRAIARRLEGFGRPIAYHSRRPVADVPYAHYPDLLALARDVDALIVIVPGGPETDRMINAEVLAALGPTGVFVNVARGSVVDEPALIRALEDGTIAAAGLDVFADEPNVPAALIALDNAVLLPHVASATHVTRDAMGQLVVDNLLAWFDGRPPLTPVPETPMKGRG from the coding sequence ATGTCCCGCCCCGACCTTCTCCAGACCGGCCCGATGATGGGCATGATCGAGGCGCAGCTGAAGGAGCACTTCACCGTCCACCGGCTGGACGCGCCGGACGCCGAGGCGGTGCTCGCCGAGGTCGGCCCGCGCATCCGCGCGGTGGCCACCGGCGTCGGCTCCACCGGCGGCGGGGCGCGGCGCGTTACCGACGCGCTGATGGCGCGGCTGCCGGCGCTGGAAATCGTCGCCAATTTCGGCGTCGGCTACGATGCCGTCGAGGCCGAGGCCGCCGGCCGGCGCGGCGTGGTCGTCACCAACACCCCCGGCGTGCTCGACGACGAGGTGGCCGACCTCACCATCGGCCTGCTGCTCGCCACCCTGCGCCGCATCCCGCAGGCCGAGCGCCATCTGCGCGCCGGCAAGTGGCCTTCCGGCGGCTTCCCGCTCACCGCGACGCTGCGCGACCGCACCATCGGCATCGTCGGCATGGGCCGCATCGGCCGCGCCATCGCCCGCCGGCTGGAAGGCTTCGGGCGCCCCATCGCCTATCACAGCCGCCGCCCGGTGGCGGACGTGCCCTACGCACATTACCCCGACCTGCTCGCGCTCGCCCGCGACGTCGACGCGCTGATCGTCATCGTGCCCGGCGGTCCCGAGACCGACCGCATGATCAATGCCGAGGTGCTCGCCGCGCTCGGCCCGACCGGCGTGTTCGTGAATGTGGCGCGCGGCTCGGTGGTCGACGAGCCGGCGCTGATCCGGGCCCTTGAGGACGGCACCATCGCCGCCGCCGGCCTCGACGTGTTCGCCGACGAGCCCAACGTGCCGGCGGCGCTGATCGCGCTCGACAATGCGGTGCTGCTGCCCCATGTCGCCTCGGCCACCCATGTCACCCGCGATGCGATGGGACAGCTTGTCGTCGACAATCTGCTCGCCTGGTTCGACGGCCGCCCGCCGCTGACGCCGGTGCCGGAAACGCCGATGAAGGGCCGGGGCTGA
- a CDS encoding protease inhibitor Inh/omp19 family protein translates to MRARPPLAPLAVLAAALLLAGPARAQDVAAEPAVPLADSYQLTNADGDRVCPLVLTSRPHARKGAPAGQFDITLDRAACGGAILFSVDIASWAPGPGESIWLQGPDGRLVAEFTEGVGGTWEALREGDGVYFLVNPRLADPALRAADLVGGWDVAQTAGRPLCRIELTDTPAGGDVFRASLAPGCAAAIVALAPDRWRLDGSDLVLLTAQGEGFRLARQEDGSWEKVPPGEGTPLLLSRP, encoded by the coding sequence ATGCGCGCCCGCCCGCCCCTCGCCCCGCTCGCCGTCCTCGCCGCCGCCCTGCTGCTGGCGGGGCCGGCGCGCGCGCAGGACGTCGCCGCGGAACCCGCCGTGCCGCTGGCGGACAGCTACCAGCTGACCAATGCCGATGGCGACCGCGTGTGCCCGCTGGTGCTGACCAGCCGCCCGCATGCGCGCAAGGGCGCCCCGGCCGGCCAGTTCGACATCACGCTCGACCGGGCCGCCTGCGGCGGCGCCATCCTGTTCAGCGTCGACATTGCCAGCTGGGCGCCGGGACCGGGCGAATCGATCTGGCTGCAAGGCCCGGACGGGCGGCTGGTGGCCGAGTTCACCGAGGGCGTGGGCGGCACCTGGGAGGCGCTGCGCGAGGGCGACGGCGTCTATTTCCTCGTCAATCCGCGCCTCGCCGATCCGGCACTGCGGGCCGCCGATCTGGTCGGCGGCTGGGACGTCGCGCAGACCGCCGGCCGGCCGCTCTGCCGCATTGAGCTGACCGACACGCCGGCGGGCGGCGACGTGTTCCGGGCCAGCCTCGCGCCGGGCTGCGCCGCCGCCATCGTGGCGCTGGCGCCCGACCGCTGGCGGCTCGACGGCTCCGACCTCGTGCTGCTCACCGCGCAGGGCGAGGGCTTCCGCCTGGCCCGCCAGGAAGACGGTTCCTGGGAGAAGGTGCCGCCCGGCGAGGGCACGCCGCTGCTGCTCTCGCGCCCCTGA
- the radC gene encoding DNA repair protein RadC, producing MARNRAGRNGADGTAPAAALPGEGVPDQTPAPASSPLPPGLAEPAPHFVGHRERLRERFRQAGGEALPDYELLELVLFRAVSRADVKPLAKALIDRFGSFAEVVAAPPGRLCEVKGVGEAIVTELKLIGAAVERVTRGKVRERPVLSSWSAVIAHCRASMAFAEQEQFRVLFLDKRNQLILDEVQQRGTVDHTPVYPREVVKRALEVAASAVILVHNHPSGDPTPSHADIQMTKTIIEVAKPLGIEVHDHIIVGKDGHASLRGLRLI from the coding sequence ATGGCGCGGAACAGGGCAGGGCGAAACGGGGCGGACGGCACGGCGCCGGCTGCCGCGCTGCCCGGCGAGGGCGTGCCCGACCAAACCCCCGCTCCCGCCTCGTCCCCGCTCCCGCCCGGGCTCGCCGAGCCGGCGCCGCACTTCGTCGGCCATCGCGAAAGGCTGCGCGAGCGTTTCCGCCAGGCCGGCGGCGAGGCGCTGCCCGATTACGAACTGCTCGAACTCGTGCTGTTCCGCGCCGTCTCCCGCGCCGATGTGAAGCCGCTCGCCAAGGCGCTGATCGACCGCTTCGGCTCCTTCGCCGAGGTGGTGGCCGCCCCTCCCGGGCGGCTGTGCGAGGTGAAGGGGGTGGGCGAGGCCATCGTCACCGAGCTGAAGCTGATCGGCGCGGCGGTGGAGCGGGTGACGCGCGGCAAGGTGCGCGAGCGCCCGGTGCTCTCGTCCTGGAGCGCGGTGATCGCCCATTGCCGCGCCAGCATGGCCTTCGCCGAGCAGGAGCAGTTCCGCGTCCTGTTCCTCGACAAGCGCAACCAGCTCATCCTCGACGAGGTGCAGCAGCGCGGCACGGTGGACCACACGCCGGTCTATCCGCGCGAGGTGGTCAAGCGCGCGCTGGAGGTGGCGGCCAGCGCGGTCATCCTCGTCCACAACCACCCGAGCGGCGACCCCACGCCGTCGCATGCCGACATCCAGATGACCAAGACCATCATCGAGGTGGCCAAGCCGCTCGGCATCGAGGTGCACGACCACATCATCGTCGGCAAGGACGGCCACGCCAGCTTGCGCGGGCTGCGGCTGATCTGA
- the map gene encoding type I methionyl aminopeptidase, with protein sequence MSYVEAAGAPLRKTGHIKLHGPEGFAGMRKAGQLAAKALDLVHEMVAPGVTTDAIDQVVFDFAMDHGALPATLMYRGYRKSTCTSINHVVCHGIPNDKPLREGDIVNVDVTLIVDGWHGDSSRMYPVGEIPRRAERLLDVTYESMMRGIAAIHPGGHVGDIGAAIQEYVEPFHMSVVRDFCGHGLGQLFHDEPNIVHVGRRGEGPELLPGMIFTVEPMINLGRPHVKVLSDGWTAVTRDRSLSAQFEHAVGVTETGCEIFTLSPKGYHKPIFANA encoded by the coding sequence ATGAGCTATGTGGAGGCCGCCGGCGCGCCGTTGCGCAAGACCGGCCATATCAAGCTGCACGGCCCCGAGGGCTTTGCCGGCATGCGCAAGGCGGGCCAGCTCGCCGCGAAGGCGCTCGACCTCGTGCACGAGATGGTCGCTCCCGGTGTGACGACCGACGCCATCGACCAGGTGGTGTTCGACTTCGCCATGGACCATGGCGCGCTGCCGGCGACGCTGATGTATCGCGGCTACCGCAAGTCGACCTGCACCTCGATCAACCATGTGGTCTGCCACGGCATTCCCAACGACAAGCCGCTGCGCGAGGGCGACATCGTCAATGTCGACGTCACGCTGATCGTCGACGGCTGGCACGGCGATTCGAGCCGCATGTACCCGGTGGGCGAGATTCCGCGCCGGGCCGAGCGGCTGCTCGACGTGACCTATGAATCGATGATGCGCGGCATTGCGGCGATCCACCCGGGCGGCCATGTCGGCGACATCGGCGCGGCGATCCAGGAATATGTCGAGCCGTTCCACATGAGCGTGGTGCGCGACTTCTGCGGCCACGGCCTCGGCCAGCTCTTCCACGACGAGCCGAACATCGTGCATGTCGGCCGGCGCGGGGAGGGGCCCGAGTTGCTGCCGGGCATGATCTTCACCGTGGAGCCGATGATCAATCTCGGCCGCCCGCATGTGAAGGTGCTCTCCGACGGCTGGACCGCCGTGACGCGCGACCGCTCGCTGTCGGCGCAGTTCGAGCATGCGGTCGGCGTCACCGAGACGGGCTGCGAGATCTTCACGCTCTCGCCCAAGGGCTATCACAAGCCGATCTTCGCCAACGCCTGA
- a CDS encoding GNAT family N-acetyltransferase: protein MSTEQVSPPVGEPIDGTPALRPGRTSLSGRHVDIVPFDPDRHARDLFEAAHGPEKEALWAYLGAGPFDDFATFDAAYRAAAEREDPLLFAILDKQGRAVGHATYMRIDTANRVIEVGNILYTPALMRTQAGTEAMYLMARHAFETLGYRRYEWKCNALNAPSRRAAERYGFRFEGLFRHHMIVKGRNRDTAWFSILAEEWPQIAVAMEAWLAPENFDEAGRQIAPLTTFNAREIEVEGRVLRRASLDDREAVESLQKAAYARNRILLGVEPVPLLWDYGRVFREREVWVLDVPEGLGGALILEARPDDLLIDSVAACPKAQGFGYGNLLLTAGEARARALGRRTVRLYTGEPLSANIHWYRRKGYGIERVEQLPDRRLVHMAKAVG from the coding sequence ATGAGCACTGAGCAAGTGTCGCCGCCGGTCGGCGAGCCGATTGACGGGACGCCGGCGCTGCGCCCCGGCCGGACAAGCCTGTCCGGGCGCCATGTCGACATCGTTCCCTTCGACCCCGACCGCCACGCCCGCGATCTCTTCGAGGCCGCGCACGGCCCGGAGAAGGAAGCCCTGTGGGCCTATCTCGGCGCCGGGCCCTTCGATGACTTCGCCACCTTCGATGCCGCCTACCGGGCGGCGGCTGAGCGCGAGGATCCGCTGCTCTTCGCTATTCTCGACAAGCAGGGCAGGGCGGTCGGCCACGCCACCTATATGCGCATCGACACCGCCAACCGGGTGATCGAGGTCGGCAACATCCTCTACACGCCGGCGCTGATGCGCACCCAGGCCGGCACCGAGGCGATGTACCTCATGGCGCGGCACGCCTTCGAGACGCTGGGCTACCGGCGCTACGAGTGGAAGTGCAACGCGCTCAACGCGCCCTCGCGCCGGGCGGCGGAACGCTACGGCTTCCGCTTCGAGGGGCTGTTCCGCCACCATATGATCGTCAAGGGCCGCAACCGCGACACCGCCTGGTTCTCCATCCTCGCCGAGGAATGGCCGCAGATCGCGGTCGCCATGGAGGCGTGGCTGGCGCCGGAGAATTTCGACGAGGCAGGCCGGCAGATCGCCCCGCTCACCACCTTCAACGCGCGCGAGATCGAGGTCGAGGGCCGGGTGCTGCGCCGCGCCAGCCTCGATGACCGGGAGGCGGTCGAATCGCTGCAGAAGGCCGCCTATGCCCGCAACCGCATCCTGCTCGGGGTCGAGCCGGTGCCGCTGCTGTGGGACTATGGCCGGGTGTTCCGCGAGCGCGAGGTGTGGGTGCTCGACGTGCCGGAAGGGCTCGGCGGGGCGCTCATCCTCGAGGCGCGGCCGGACGATCTGCTGATCGACAGCGTCGCCGCCTGCCCCAAGGCGCAGGGCTTCGGTTACGGCAATTTGCTGCTGACGGCGGGCGAGGCGCGCGCCCGCGCGCTCGGCCGGCGCACGGTGCGGCTATACACGGGCGAGCCGCTCTCGGCCAACATCCACTGGTACCGCCGCAAGGGCTACGGCATCGAGCGCGTCGAGCAACTGCCCGACCGGCGCCTCGTCCACATGGCCAAGGCGGTGGGCTGA
- a CDS encoding pyridoxal phosphate-dependent aminotransferase, producing MSAHPVHPHPVAAFDRIGEENAFAVLARAAALTAQGRDIINLGIGQPDFPTPGHIVEAAIKALRDGHHGYTPSVGIEPLRVAVAADVHRRFGTEIDPGRVVIVPGGKVTMFSAILMLGEPGAEILYPDPGFPIYRSMIEFTGATPVPVPAREENGFGFSAQEALALITPRTRLVILNSPANPTGGVTPKAEIDAFVAGLEKHPHVAILSDEIYDQFLFDGEAHTTLLAYPEIRDRLILLNGWSKTYAMTGWRLGWALWPEGLFEAARKLAVNAWSCVNAPAQYGALAALTGPQDCVAQMVAEFDRRRHLVVEGLNALPGVSCAVPKGAFYAFPNISGTGWGSAKRLATALLDEAGVATIGGPDFGLYGEGYIRLSYANSAENILRALERMGAFLRDARAA from the coding sequence ATGTCCGCCCACCCGGTCCATCCGCACCCCGTCGCCGCGTTCGACCGCATCGGCGAGGAGAATGCCTTCGCGGTGCTCGCGCGCGCCGCCGCACTCACGGCGCAGGGCCGCGACATCATCAATCTCGGCATCGGCCAGCCGGACTTCCCGACCCCCGGCCACATCGTCGAGGCGGCGATCAAGGCGCTGCGCGACGGCCATCACGGCTACACGCCCTCGGTCGGCATCGAGCCGCTGCGCGTGGCGGTGGCCGCCGACGTGCACCGCCGCTTCGGGACGGAGATCGATCCCGGCCGCGTCGTCATCGTGCCCGGCGGCAAGGTGACGATGTTCTCGGCCATCCTTATGCTGGGCGAGCCGGGCGCGGAAATCCTCTATCCCGACCCCGGCTTTCCCATCTACCGCTCGATGATCGAGTTCACCGGCGCCACGCCGGTGCCGGTGCCGGCCCGCGAGGAGAACGGCTTCGGCTTCTCGGCGCAGGAGGCGCTCGCGCTCATCACGCCGCGCACCCGCCTCGTCATCCTCAACTCGCCGGCCAATCCCACCGGCGGCGTCACCCCCAAGGCCGAGATCGACGCCTTCGTGGCGGGGCTCGAAAAGCACCCGCACGTCGCCATCCTCTCCGACGAGATCTACGACCAGTTCCTGTTCGACGGCGAGGCGCACACGACGCTGCTGGCCTATCCCGAGATCCGCGACCGGCTGATCCTGCTCAATGGCTGGTCGAAGACCTACGCCATGACCGGCTGGCGGCTCGGCTGGGCGCTGTGGCCGGAAGGGCTGTTCGAGGCCGCCCGCAAGCTGGCGGTCAACGCCTGGTCCTGCGTCAACGCGCCGGCGCAGTATGGCGCGCTCGCGGCACTGACCGGCCCGCAGGACTGCGTGGCGCAGATGGTCGCCGAGTTCGACCGCCGCCGCCATCTGGTGGTCGAGGGGCTGAACGCCCTGCCGGGCGTTTCCTGCGCCGTGCCGAAGGGCGCCTTCTATGCCTTCCCGAACATTTCCGGCACCGGCTGGGGCTCGGCGAAGAGGCTGGCGACGGCGCTGCTGGACGAGGCGGGCGTCGCCACCATCGGCGGTCCCGATTTCGGCCTTTACGGCGAGGGCTATATCCGGCTTTCCTATGCCAACTCGGCAGAGAACATCCTGCGGGCGCTGGAGCGCATGGGAGCCTTCCTGCGCGACGCCCGCGCCGCATGA
- a CDS encoding lysozyme inhibitor LprI family protein: protein MARLAGILSLAAIVLIGPAAMAHVETRRAEAPAPCSREDTDVRGFLDCLNGRLKASEAALERAVEGTRRAIEAREDLQPAQRKRWGALFEESQSRFGQWRNFECQGIAPFEGGGAQRTIGGRLGGIGVMEGRMTCLTNHNEARAADLAARYAPPQGWPMPAAVDASDTAVSPPAAAEPAAAPPLGAVRIIAP, encoded by the coding sequence ATGGCACGCCTTGCCGGCATCCTGAGCCTCGCCGCCATCGTTCTGATCGGCCCGGCCGCGATGGCCCACGTCGAGACGAGGCGCGCCGAGGCGCCGGCGCCATGCAGCCGGGAGGACACCGATGTGCGCGGCTTCCTCGATTGCCTCAATGGCCGCCTGAAGGCGAGCGAGGCGGCGCTGGAACGCGCGGTGGAAGGCACGCGGCGGGCCATTGAGGCGCGCGAGGACCTGCAACCGGCGCAGCGCAAGCGCTGGGGCGCGCTGTTCGAGGAATCGCAGAGCCGCTTCGGCCAGTGGCGCAATTTCGAGTGCCAGGGCATCGCGCCCTTCGAGGGTGGCGGCGCCCAGCGCACCATAGGCGGCCGGCTCGGCGGCATCGGCGTGATGGAGGGGCGCATGACCTGCCTCACCAACCACAATGAGGCCCGGGCGGCCGACCTCGCCGCCCGCTACGCCCCGCCGCAGGGCTGGCCCATGCCCGCGGCCGTCGACGCCTCCGACACGGCGGTCTCGCCGCCGGCTGCGGCCGAGCCGGCCGCCGCGCCTCCGCTCGGCGCGGTGCGCATCATCGCCCCCTGA
- a CDS encoding SDR family NAD(P)-dependent oxidoreductase, giving the protein MDLGLKGLRAIVTGGTKGIGLAIAETLAAEGANVALVSRNAAEAEATAARLAGYGVKTLGAGVDVSDGPALAGFVEQAAAAFGGLDIVVANVSALAVGNDEEHWKKGFDTDLMGTVRLVNAALPWLEKSPAASIVTISSVSGREIDFTAGPYGVFKAALIHYTQGLAFQLAPKKIRANTVSPGNTYFDGGIWNQIKDGNPTLFAEALALNPTGRMATPQEIANAAVFLASPAASFVYGTNLVVDGALTRGVQF; this is encoded by the coding sequence ATGGACCTCGGACTGAAAGGACTGCGCGCGATCGTCACCGGCGGCACCAAGGGCATCGGCCTCGCCATCGCCGAGACCCTTGCCGCCGAGGGCGCCAACGTCGCGCTGGTGAGCCGCAACGCGGCGGAAGCCGAGGCGACCGCCGCCCGCCTCGCCGGCTACGGCGTGAAGACGCTCGGCGCCGGCGTCGACGTCTCCGACGGCCCGGCGCTGGCGGGCTTCGTCGAGCAGGCGGCCGCCGCCTTCGGTGGCCTCGACATCGTGGTCGCCAATGTGAGCGCGCTCGCGGTCGGCAATGACGAGGAGCACTGGAAGAAGGGCTTCGATACCGACCTGATGGGCACGGTCCGCCTGGTCAACGCCGCGCTGCCCTGGCTGGAGAAGAGCCCGGCCGCCTCCATCGTCACCATCTCCTCGGTGTCGGGCCGCGAGATCGACTTCACCGCCGGCCCCTATGGCGTCTTCAAGGCGGCGCTGATCCACTACACGCAGGGTCTCGCCTTCCAGCTCGCCCCGAAGAAGATCCGCGCCAACACCGTCTCGCCCGGCAACACCTATTTCGACGGCGGCATCTGGAACCAGATCAAGGACGGCAACCCGACCCTGTTCGCCGAGGCGCTGGCGCTGAACCCGACCGGGCGCATGGCGACCCCTCAGGAAATCGCCAACGCCGCCGTCTTCCTGGCCAGTCCGGCGGCCAGCTTCGTCTACGGCACCAACCTCGTCGTCGACGGCGCGCTGACGCGCGGCGTCCAGTTCTGA
- a CDS encoding sugar kinase has protein sequence MARIVSIGEVMIEFARGADGRYGLSLGGDTFNTAVYLARAGVETAYATALGDDRYSEAIRASAQAEGIDPRYMLRVPGRTTGLYVIDNDANGERAFTYWRDTAPARDLFELPGWEAVAEGLIEASMVYLSGITLSIYSNVGLGRLFATLEFARERGVRVVFDGNFRPRNWKGDLTRARAVYAQALKRTSIALPTFEDEVQLWGDGSPAATAERLATFGVQEVVVKNGAEGALVVAGGAAQFVPIPQPVEPVDTTAAGDSFNAAYLAARLGGEAPAVAAEAGHTLAGRVIRHRGAILPRQANA, from the coding sequence ATGGCCAGGATCGTTTCGATCGGCGAGGTGATGATCGAGTTCGCCCGCGGCGCCGACGGGCGCTATGGGCTGTCCCTCGGCGGCGACACCTTCAACACCGCCGTCTATCTCGCCCGCGCCGGGGTGGAGACCGCCTATGCGACGGCGCTCGGCGACGACCGCTACTCCGAGGCGATCCGCGCCTCCGCGCAGGCCGAAGGCATCGATCCGCGCTACATGCTGCGCGTGCCGGGCCGCACCACCGGGCTCTACGTCATCGACAACGACGCCAATGGCGAGCGCGCCTTCACCTATTGGCGCGACACCGCGCCGGCGCGCGACCTGTTCGAACTGCCCGGCTGGGAGGCGGTGGCGGAGGGGCTGATCGAGGCGAGCATGGTCTATCTCTCGGGCATCACCCTTTCCATCTACTCGAATGTCGGCCTCGGCCGCCTCTTCGCGACGCTGGAATTCGCCCGCGAGCGCGGCGTGCGCGTGGTGTTCGACGGCAATTTCCGCCCGCGCAACTGGAAGGGTGATCTCACCCGCGCCCGCGCTGTCTATGCGCAGGCGCTCAAGCGCACCTCCATCGCCCTGCCCACCTTCGAGGACGAGGTGCAACTGTGGGGCGACGGTTCGCCCGCCGCCACCGCCGAGCGCCTCGCCACCTTCGGCGTGCAGGAGGTGGTGGTGAAGAACGGCGCCGAGGGCGCGCTGGTGGTGGCCGGTGGCGCGGCGCAGTTCGTCCCCATCCCGCAGCCGGTCGAGCCGGTCGACACCACCGCCGCCGGCGACAGCTTCAACGCCGCCTATCTCGCCGCCCGGCTCGGTGGCGAGGCGCCCGCCGTCGCGGCCGAGGCCGGCCACACCCTCGCCGGGCGGGTGATCCGCCATCGCGGCGCGATCCTGCCCCGGCAGGCCAACGCCTAA